In the genome of Abyssalbus ytuae, the window TTAGCAAGTATTAAATGACAAATACCTTCAAATTTTAAGGAAGAAGAAATATTGTCAGAATGAACAGCATTTTTTAATGCCTTTATTTGTTCTCCTATTTTTAAATTATAACCTCCCGAGTAAAAATAATTTTCATCCTTTTTCTTGAAAGAATTTAATAAATGCTCAAATTCGTGGTTTGAAGTTGAAATATCTGAGCTTAATTTCTCACTATATTTTTCTTTATCTATTTTAATGATACTACATATTAGGGGAGAAGAGTTTTTAATAATTATATTACTTTTTTTATAACCCATTACCACCCCGTTTTGTAACTCATTTAATTGGGAAAGGGTGTTTTCATTATCAAATTTATGAAAGCATGTGCCTTTAAGGCAATATAAAAATACAAGGGTATCCATCTCATAATGAATGGGCATGGTTAAATCGTTTACAATACCTGCATTAATTTCCAGGGCTATTACCCCTGTTTCGAGGCAAACACATTTTATTTCGCCTTTTCCTGTGTTGTTATTCAATATAAGCGTGCAAGTTCCGTTTGAAGAAGTAATGGTACCGCCAATATATTTTTTTATGTTTTCTAATTCTTGTCGGGCTATATTTATATGTGATTTCATCTGTTTGTGCTTTTTGTTTGTGATTGAACAATGTACGCAATAAGTAATCGAAGGATTATTGTTTTAGGGTAAATCATTGACATAAAAGCAGTTGGAAGTGTTAAAGTTTTGTTGTTGTTTGATATAATATCTGCATAATACAAGGGATTTTTGTTACAAAATAGGGGAGTGATTTGAAGAGATATAGCCAGAGAGAATATTTATTGAATCATAAATTATATTTATCAAGATATTATGTTAAAACAAAATTTGCTTACTTGCAATAGTATATGTATAATGATATGTACCATAAATTGTCCAATATAGCGGCTAGAAAAAGTATAGAAGAAGAGTTTGGAATCAATTTTAAATATCCCAAGGTCTACCAGCCTAATTCTGTTATAAACGGGCTTGACGAATCGACTTTGAGTATTGTTACGATGAAAAATCCAGACCAGATTTCATATGGTATTTGGGGTATCTTACCGGAATTTTATGAAGAAAGCTGGAAAGAGTTTCAAAGCGTTAAAAATACTCTTAATTTACGAGAAATTGATTTGGAAGAAGAGAGCTGGTATTCTACTGCATTACAAACCAGGAGATGTGTGATTATAGTAACGGGTTTTTTTACTTCTTATATAAACAACGGCAATATTTATCCATATTATGTCTATTCACCTTTTAATAAGCCATTTTGCTTGGCCGGACTCTATAATATTCTTGAAGATGGTTTTATTACGTGTTCGTTAATAGTCTCAAAATCTAATAATTTTATTAGAAAAATTGAAAACATAAGCGGTTTTATGCCGGTAGCAATCCCTTTAGAAGATTACAAATACTGGTTAGACAGTAAGACTTCATTAATAAAAATTAAAGAATTTTTACAAAAGCCCAAACCAATAAAATTAAAAGCCCATACTATAACTAAAGATTTTTATAAGGAAAACGGAGAAAATAATTCTGTATTAAATATTGTTTCCTATCAATCATTACCTAAAGAGGTCTAATTATTTTTTTCTCATATTTTTTTTATAGTCCATTGGGAGCAGACCGTATTTTTCGTAGAATATTTTAGAAAAATAACTTCGGCTTTTAAGTCCGATTTCATAAACTATTTCAGAGATTGACAAATCAGTATTTTTAAGATAATCGCGGGCTATTTCAAGTTTTAACTGTCTTATATATTCATTTACACTTTTAGAATACAATACTCTAAACCCAAGCTGAAGTTTTTTAGGGTTCAGCCCGGATTTTTGTGAGAGTATTTTCAGGGTAAGGGGTTCAGAAATATTTTCAATGATGTAGTGTGATATGTCATTGATTTTACTTATTTCTTTTTTAGATAATGATGCATTTATATCATTATTATGGTAATTATCATATTCTAAAAGTTGCATGGCAAGTATAAGGTTTAATTGTCCCTCTATACCTAAAGTCCTTATTATTCCTGTATCTTCCAATTCATTAAGTTCCTTAATCTGGTCGGCTATTTTAAGATTGTAATTTCCCAGGTGTTTGTACGGTAGATGAATGTTTTCATCTTTAAAAACCGAAAATAAAGTATCATTAAGATAATTAAGGTTATGATTTTTTTTCTTAAAATATTCTTTTTTAAGAATTTGTATAAAGTTTGCTTTGAGTGGCCCTTTGGGAAAAGTTAAAATTTTGGTGGAAAAAGGTTTGTTTGAAATAATTACATTCTGAAAAGTTTCAAATTCTTCTTCTTTCTGATCTATGTTGTTTTTATATTTAATATAGCCTTTGGAAATAAATATGAACTCCATAGGTGAAATTTCGGATATTTTTAAAAGTAACTGTAATTCTTCATTAAAAGTAACATCAAAACTTAATAAAGATAATCCCCAGTCAAAGGACATACTTTTAATGATTCCTTCTCCTATGGTATTGTTGAACTCTAAAAAATTTTCTCCCCATTTGGTTGTCAGGTTACCATTTAAATATTTGTTTAATTCCCCTAGGATACTATCAATATGTATACAGTCAATTTCTATTTGTATCATTGTAAGGTGTTGGTTGTTTTTTGGGTTTACCCGCAAAAGAAATCAGAATCTCAAAAAAAAGTTGACGGTTTCGGGACTTACATTAACATTTTTTAGACACACCGACAAAACTGAACAAATGTTCAATTTTGCGGTATGCTAAGGCTTATGAAACACTACTAAAGTTTCAGGAGCAAATAAATAATAAACCTCACTGATCGTTTAATAATTTTGAAATATATTTTGACAAATTTGATAGGGTTTTTACAAGGTAGATATATAAAAACTGTTATAATGTTTTGTTAAAACCCTTATGTATGCAGTAAAAAAAGTAAATTTCTTTAAAAAGATCAGGCCGATTTTGATTTAGGTGTATTAATTCTTTTTTGTTTAATGTAATTTTTGGGTGTTATACCAAATCGTTCTTTAAATAGTTTAGAAAAATAACTTCGGGAGTTTATTCCTATTTTATAAGTAATTTCAGTAATGTTTAAATCGGAGTTTTCCAATAATTCTCGCGCTTTTTCTATTCGTTGATTCCTGATATATTCATTAACTGACATGCTGTACAAATGCCTGAATCCGTTTTGTAAAGTATTTTGATTCACACAAATTCTGTGAGCCAGTTTAGCAACGCTGTCTATACTTTCTAATTCTTGTTTTATTATAGTAGCGGCTTTTTCAATTCTTTTAACTGTTTCCTGGCGTAGTATTTTTTTTCGGTCAGGCTCGTTGGAATCGTCAATGTATTGTTGTAGCTGATGAGTTAGAATTTCGTACGCTTTTCCTTCCAGAAAAACATATTTCATTGAATCATCCAATTCACATTCAGTAAATTCTTTGATGAATTTGGAAATATTAAGGCTGTAATAACTTTTGTGATAAAATAATTTCACCCCGTTCACATCGCGGAAAATATCGGTCAATTCCTCATTCATATAAGGAATAAACGATTCAATTTTTGTTTCAAACTCTTTGCGGTTTATTTCGAGGGAAAAGATACAAATGGGTTTGTTTGCTGGAAATTCGAATACATGATTATTTGCCGGAATACTTGCCGTAATTATATTTTCAAGGTGCTTGACGGTATGTTCTTCTGCATTGTCAAAAGTATGTTTAAAATCTGATTCTCTGTTGAAAATAAGTTTTAAAGGGTGAACCAGGCCTTCTTCAAATCTAATAATGAGTTTGTTTTTTAGTAAGATGTCTATATCAATTGCGCCTATACCATTGTCAAACTGAAAAGCTTTAATATAACCGGATCCGGTTTTGGTAGGAATTCTTACTGTGAATTCATTTAAATTTTCTTCATAATCTGTTTTTAAACTTTCAGATATGTTGGTTATAATTTCTTTTACTGACAGATCAGTTACCTTTACTTTTTTTGCCATTATCGGACAGCTAATAATTGTAATTATTTAAATTAAAGATACTCTTTTTTTGGTAAAAAAACCGCTTTATATATTCTATTACCTTGTAATTTTTGTAATG includes:
- a CDS encoding SOS response-associated peptidase family protein → MYHKLSNIAARKSIEEEFGINFKYPKVYQPNSVINGLDESTLSIVTMKNPDQISYGIWGILPEFYEESWKEFQSVKNTLNLREIDLEEESWYSTALQTRRCVIIVTGFFTSYINNGNIYPYYVYSPFNKPFCLAGLYNILEDGFITCSLIVSKSNNFIRKIENISGFMPVAIPLEDYKYWLDSKTSLIKIKEFLQKPKPIKLKAHTITKDFYKENGENNSVLNIVSYQSLPKEV
- a CDS encoding helix-turn-helix transcriptional regulator; this translates as MKSHINIARQELENIKKYIGGTITSSNGTCTLILNNNTGKGEIKCVCLETGVIALEINAGIVNDLTMPIHYEMDTLVFLYCLKGTCFHKFDNENTLSQLNELQNGVVMGYKKSNIIIKNSSPLICSIIKIDKEKYSEKLSSDISTSNHEFEHLLNSFKKKDENYFYSGGYNLKIGEQIKALKNAVHSDNISSSLKFEGICHLILANQIEQFHTDLQNKIHPVNLSRKELKKVEELSDYIKNNPEIQHSIKKLCSQSTLSPAKLQEGFKFMHNRTVADFIRNVRVEKAEQLLKHTDLNISEIVYSIGFTSRSYFCRIFKNKYLYTPKEYKTKLLNETVARMG
- a CDS encoding helix-turn-helix domain-containing protein, with amino-acid sequence MIQIEIDCIHIDSILGELNKYLNGNLTTKWGENFLEFNNTIGEGIIKSMSFDWGLSLLSFDVTFNEELQLLLKISEISPMEFIFISKGYIKYKNNIDQKEEEFETFQNVIISNKPFSTKILTFPKGPLKANFIQILKKEYFKKKNHNLNYLNDTLFSVFKDENIHLPYKHLGNYNLKIADQIKELNELEDTGIIRTLGIEGQLNLILAMQLLEYDNYHNNDINASLSKKEISKINDISHYIIENISEPLTLKILSQKSGLNPKKLQLGFRVLYSKSVNEYIRQLKLEIARDYLKNTDLSISEIVYEIGLKSRSYFSKIFYEKYGLLPMDYKKNMRKK
- a CDS encoding helix-turn-helix domain-containing protein; the protein is MAKKVKVTDLSVKEIITNISESLKTDYEENLNEFTVRIPTKTGSGYIKAFQFDNGIGAIDIDILLKNKLIIRFEEGLVHPLKLIFNRESDFKHTFDNAEEHTVKHLENIITASIPANNHVFEFPANKPICIFSLEINRKEFETKIESFIPYMNEELTDIFRDVNGVKLFYHKSYYSLNISKFIKEFTECELDDSMKYVFLEGKAYEILTHQLQQYIDDSNEPDRKKILRQETVKRIEKAATIIKQELESIDSVAKLAHRICVNQNTLQNGFRHLYSMSVNEYIRNQRIEKARELLENSDLNITEITYKIGINSRSYFSKLFKERFGITPKNYIKQKRINTPKSKSA